From the Streptomyces nigrescens genome, one window contains:
- a CDS encoding site-2 protease family protein, with protein MNGSVRVGQVVGVPLRMHWSVPLLVGLFAYGLGRQGLPVWTPGRSDAVYAVGGVVGAALLMGSLLLHETAHAATALRKKISVQDVTLWALGGTTRMGRPQSAGAAFAVAVSGPLISLVIGGIALGAGVGLHGLSGWAVPSVVLAWLGWANLFLGVFNLLPAVPLDGGRVVQAVLWWRTGDRERADLAAARGGQIMGLLLVAAGWISVLRGAPGGLWIIFIGLFIMIVAGAERRRAALHRALRGLRVDEAMSSPVAGGADWLTVQRFIDEVAVHSRHSALPLLDFEGRPSGIVQVRRLATVPAPSRETLRVREVATPLSQCAVAAPDDLLTEALDKLSLRTGARILVVDAGHLVGIITGKDISRLMQRGTLGGKESA; from the coding sequence ATGAACGGCTCGGTCCGCGTCGGACAGGTGGTCGGGGTACCGCTGCGTATGCACTGGAGTGTGCCGCTGCTGGTGGGCCTGTTCGCGTACGGACTCGGCCGGCAGGGCCTGCCCGTCTGGACGCCGGGGCGCTCGGACGCCGTGTACGCCGTCGGCGGGGTCGTCGGGGCCGCGCTGCTCATGGGGAGCCTGCTGCTGCACGAGACGGCACATGCCGCGACCGCTCTGCGCAAGAAGATCTCGGTGCAGGACGTGACGCTGTGGGCGCTGGGCGGAACGACCCGGATGGGGCGGCCGCAGAGCGCGGGGGCGGCCTTCGCGGTGGCGGTCAGCGGGCCGCTCATCAGCCTGGTCATCGGCGGTATCGCGCTGGGGGCCGGGGTCGGGCTGCACGGGCTGTCCGGCTGGGCCGTGCCCTCCGTCGTCCTGGCCTGGCTGGGCTGGGCGAATCTGTTCCTGGGCGTGTTCAATCTGCTGCCCGCCGTGCCGCTGGACGGTGGCCGGGTGGTGCAGGCGGTGCTGTGGTGGCGCACCGGGGACCGGGAGCGGGCGGACCTGGCGGCTGCCAGGGGCGGGCAGATCATGGGGCTGCTGCTGGTGGCCGCCGGCTGGATCTCGGTGCTGCGCGGGGCGCCGGGCGGGCTGTGGATCATCTTCATCGGCCTCTTCATCATGATCGTCGCCGGCGCGGAGCGGCGTCGCGCGGCCCTGCACCGGGCGCTGCGGGGGCTCCGGGTCGACGAGGCGATGTCGTCTCCGGTGGCCGGCGGTGCCGACTGGCTGACCGTCCAGCGCTTCATCGACGAGGTGGCCGTGCACTCCCGGCACTCCGCGCTGCCGCTGCTCGACTTCGAGGGCCGCCCCAGCGGCATCGTGCAGGTGCGCCGGCTCGCGACGGTACCGGCCCCGAGCCGGGAGACGCTGCGGGTACGCGAGGTCGCGACCCCGCTGTCCCAGTGCGCGGTCGCCGCCCCGGACGATCTGCTGACCGAGGCGCTGGACAAGCTCAGTCTGCGGACCGGCGCCCGCATCCTCGTCGTGGACGCGGGGCATCTCGTGGGGATCATCACCGGGAAGGACATCTCCCGGCTGATGCAGCGGGGCACCCTGGGCGGAAAGGAGAGCGCCTGA
- a CDS encoding PP2C family protein-serine/threonine phosphatase, which translates to MEYVTVTALSHPGLLREHNEDSLVAGPWTLCGTMTENPQTLVFPLGTPLVVAVADGIGGQPAGEVASALAVRQLAALGPTLGTEEAVRDALNLCNGAVYAAAGRDPELSTMGTTVAGAVVLAESLLVFNVGDSRVLDTTADGLRQVSVDDSPPLSPGRRTTSLVTQALGGTPEFSAITAHVTEVPLSAGDRYLVCTDGLTDPVPEDALNDVLQLHSGGRAAFELWKSAIEAGGPDNITLALIGIGE; encoded by the coding sequence ATGGAGTACGTCACCGTGACCGCGCTGAGCCACCCCGGCCTGCTCCGCGAGCACAACGAGGACAGCCTGGTGGCCGGCCCCTGGACGCTCTGCGGCACCATGACCGAGAACCCGCAGACCCTGGTGTTCCCGCTCGGGACCCCGCTCGTCGTCGCGGTCGCCGACGGTATCGGCGGGCAGCCGGCCGGAGAGGTGGCCAGCGCCCTGGCCGTACGGCAACTGGCGGCGCTGGGTCCGACCCTGGGCACCGAGGAAGCCGTCCGTGACGCCCTGAACCTCTGCAATGGCGCGGTGTACGCGGCCGCCGGCCGGGACCCGGAGCTGTCCACCATGGGCACGACGGTCGCCGGAGCGGTCGTCCTGGCGGAGTCGCTGCTGGTGTTCAACGTCGGCGACAGCCGGGTGCTCGACACGACGGCGGACGGTCTGCGCCAGGTGAGCGTGGACGACAGCCCGCCGCTGTCGCCGGGGCGGCGCACCACCTCGCTCGTCACCCAGGCGCTCGGCGGCACACCGGAGTTCAGCGCCATCACCGCCCATGTCACCGAAGTGCCGCTGTCCGCGGGCGACCGCTACCTGGTGTGCACCGACGGTCTGACCGACCCCGTCCCGGAGGACGCCCTCAACGACGTGCTGCAACTCCACAGCGGCGGCCGGGCCGCCTTCGAACTGTGGAAGTCCGCCATCGAGGCGGGCGGCCCCGACAACATCACGCTGGCGCTGATCGGCATCGGCGAGTAG
- a CDS encoding alpha/beta hydrolase has product MTTYPHRALLLTLSVATVATTLTAAAPAVRADAPDAPGATVPALAWRPCAEPGGPAGQECARLPVPLDYRDPDGPQLSLAVTRVRSERPAARRGTLLVIPGGPGGSGVQRLAAKGPALRKAMAGAYDLVGLDPRGTGGSTRASCELDAADRHLVTLRSWPGPDGEIDGNAARSRRIAEACRRHGGAVLRSFTTVNEARDIDRLRRALGEEKLSAWAYSYGTYVGAVYAQKYPRHTDRWVLDSSSDPDPARVGRGWLANTSAGTDDRFPDFAAWAADPARESEGLRLARRTRDVRPLFLALAAKLDREPKESTTPGVPLTGNRLRQALQNALQSDALFAGTARLIQQAQDPAAEPVLPDTLAGPLSDQDAAAMTATVCNDVRWPASVPAHRRAVAADRARHPLTAGLPVNITPCGFWQAPAEPPTRITADGPSNILMVQNRRDPYSPYFGALRMRRALGERARLLTLEHGGHGAYLNNGPACGDRTVTAFLTMGRRPQTDSHCGG; this is encoded by the coding sequence ATGACGACTTACCCCCATCGCGCCCTCCTCCTCACGCTCTCCGTCGCCACCGTCGCCACCACCCTGACCGCGGCCGCCCCGGCGGTCCGCGCCGACGCTCCTGACGCTCCCGGCGCCACCGTGCCCGCCCTCGCCTGGCGGCCCTGCGCCGAGCCCGGCGGCCCGGCCGGCCAGGAGTGCGCCCGGCTGCCCGTACCGCTCGACTACCGCGACCCGGACGGCCCGCAGCTGAGCCTCGCCGTGACCCGGGTGCGCAGTGAGCGGCCCGCGGCGCGGCGGGGGACGCTGCTGGTGATCCCCGGCGGGCCGGGCGGGTCCGGGGTGCAGCGGCTGGCGGCGAAGGGGCCGGCGCTGCGCAAGGCGATGGCGGGGGCGTACGACCTGGTCGGCCTCGACCCGCGGGGAACGGGCGGAAGCACCCGGGCGAGCTGTGAACTCGACGCGGCCGACCGGCACTTGGTGACCCTGCGGTCCTGGCCGGGGCCGGACGGCGAGATCGACGGGAACGCCGCCCGCTCCCGGCGGATCGCCGAGGCGTGCCGCCGCCATGGCGGTGCCGTGCTGCGCAGCTTCACCACCGTGAACGAGGCGCGCGACATCGACCGCCTCCGCCGGGCCCTGGGCGAGGAGAAGCTGTCGGCCTGGGCGTACTCGTACGGGACGTACGTCGGAGCGGTGTATGCGCAGAAGTACCCGCGGCACACCGACCGTTGGGTGCTGGACAGCAGCAGCGACCCCGACCCGGCCCGGGTGGGGCGCGGATGGCTGGCGAACACGTCGGCGGGCACGGACGACCGCTTCCCCGACTTCGCGGCCTGGGCCGCCGACCCGGCACGGGAGAGCGAGGGGCTGCGGCTGGCGCGGCGGACGCGGGACGTCCGGCCGCTGTTCCTCGCGCTGGCGGCGAAGCTGGACCGCGAACCGAAGGAGTCCACCACACCGGGCGTCCCGCTGACCGGCAACCGGCTACGGCAGGCGCTGCAGAACGCCCTGCAAAGCGACGCACTGTTCGCCGGGACCGCCCGGCTCATCCAGCAGGCCCAGGATCCGGCCGCCGAGCCGGTGCTGCCGGACACCCTCGCGGGGCCGCTGTCGGACCAGGACGCGGCGGCCATGACGGCCACCGTCTGCAACGATGTGCGCTGGCCGGCGTCGGTCCCCGCCCACCGGCGCGCGGTGGCCGCCGACCGCGCCCGGCACCCGCTCACGGCCGGGTTGCCGGTCAACATCACGCCCTGCGGCTTCTGGCAGGCACCGGCGGAGCCGCCCACCCGGATCACCGCCGACGGCCCGTCCAACATCCTGATGGTCCAGAACCGCCGGGACCCCTACTCCCCGTACTTCGGCGCGCTGAGGATGCGCCGGGCCCTGGGCGAGCGGGCACGGCTGCTCACGCTCGAACACGGGGGCCACGGCGCCTACTTGAACAACGGCCCCGCCTGCGGCGACCGCACCGTCACCGCCTTCCTGACGATGGGGCGGCGGCCGCAGACGGACAGCCACTGCGGCGGCTGA
- a CDS encoding DUF3291 domain-containing protein has product MPHLALYTFGVLKSPLADPAPLTHEFYDLGEAVYRKISQHPGYLARAEAADGDRGMHFEADWGAWGEFAVPTWYGKGRTVETTALAATLSLWTDLRPAFDAVYTGLHREALNRRYDWFERAEHPNYVCWWVADGAIPTWQDGVSKLEHLHDHGSVPHAFTFHHSFAPDGTPTRVKGIGPKSDQVR; this is encoded by the coding sequence ATGCCCCATCTTGCGCTGTACACATTCGGCGTCCTGAAGTCACCTCTCGCCGATCCCGCACCCCTCACGCACGAGTTCTACGACCTTGGTGAGGCCGTCTACCGGAAGATCAGTCAGCACCCCGGGTACCTCGCGCGTGCTGAAGCGGCGGACGGTGACCGGGGCATGCACTTCGAGGCGGACTGGGGTGCATGGGGAGAGTTCGCCGTACCGACCTGGTACGGCAAGGGCCGCACGGTGGAAACCACCGCCCTGGCCGCGACACTCTCCCTCTGGACCGACCTGCGCCCCGCCTTCGACGCCGTCTACACCGGTCTGCACCGTGAGGCGCTGAACCGGCGTTACGACTGGTTCGAGAGGGCAGAGCACCCGAATTACGTGTGCTGGTGGGTCGCCGACGGCGCGATACCCACCTGGCAGGACGGGGTTTCCAAGCTGGAGCACCTCCACGACCACGGCTCCGTGCCGCACGCCTTCACCTTCCACCACTCATTCGCCCCGGACGGAACTCCGACCAGGGTCAAAGGCATCGGGCCGAAGAGCGACCAGGTTCGCTGA
- a CDS encoding serine/threonine-protein kinase: protein MSDLGRLVADRYRLVERVGRGGMGTVWRAEDELLGRPVAVKKLLVPPHLNDDEIETLYERTRREARSAARITHPHVIVVHDVVDDEGLPCIVMEYIPSVTLGDLLKRKGALPPDEAARIGRGMAAALRAAHDAGVLHRDVKPANVLLGNDGRIVLTDFGIAVQAGTPSLTRTGELVGSIQYLAPERLRTNIAEPGPACDLWSLGATLYQAVEGRPPFGRDTAIETAYAIATEEYPPPRNAGDLGPVIEGLLVKEPGGRMDAHEAERLLGGHTAGTVTALGDQPTRPHRAEVPAVPSREGRRGRRTVLWGAAATALAAAVTGGVLLWPWGGTGATSARPAGANASSPPPSTSPSAPPPVPAGYHLKKEGSDFSLPIRDGWKRQDPPGAEIAYVSGLAGLRINIVPFAGESDPLRHWRETEEDQTRRDNPNYERVRMDPTTFRGRPAGYWEFTFDGSKRKYRAVELAFSSTDGTQYVVYLVAPNAQWNQYRPVFDTAVKGIRLGG from the coding sequence GTGTCCGATCTGGGACGGCTCGTGGCCGACCGGTACCGGCTGGTGGAGCGGGTCGGCCGCGGCGGCATGGGCACGGTGTGGCGGGCCGAGGACGAGCTGCTCGGGCGGCCGGTCGCCGTGAAGAAACTGCTCGTACCGCCGCACCTGAACGACGACGAGATCGAGACGCTCTACGAGCGCACCCGCCGCGAGGCCCGCAGCGCCGCCCGGATCACCCACCCCCATGTGATCGTGGTGCATGACGTCGTCGACGACGAGGGCCTGCCGTGCATCGTCATGGAGTACATCCCCTCGGTCACCCTGGGCGACCTGCTGAAGCGCAAGGGCGCGCTGCCGCCCGATGAAGCGGCCCGGATCGGCCGCGGCATGGCCGCCGCACTGCGCGCCGCCCACGACGCCGGGGTGCTGCACCGGGACGTCAAGCCCGCCAATGTGCTGCTCGGGAACGACGGGCGGATCGTCCTCACCGACTTCGGCATCGCCGTGCAGGCCGGGACGCCCTCGCTGACCCGGACCGGCGAACTGGTCGGGTCGATCCAGTACCTCGCGCCGGAACGCCTCCGGACCAACATCGCCGAGCCCGGCCCGGCCTGCGACCTGTGGTCCCTCGGCGCGACGCTGTACCAGGCGGTCGAAGGGCGCCCCCCGTTCGGCCGGGACACCGCGATCGAGACGGCGTACGCCATCGCCACCGAGGAGTACCCGCCCCCGCGCAACGCCGGTGACCTGGGCCCGGTCATCGAGGGGCTGCTCGTGAAGGAACCCGGGGGGCGCATGGACGCCCACGAGGCCGAACGCCTCCTGGGCGGCCACACGGCCGGCACGGTGACCGCTCTCGGCGATCAGCCCACCCGGCCGCATCGCGCCGAAGTCCCCGCGGTTCCCTCCCGGGAGGGCAGGCGCGGCCGCCGCACGGTGCTGTGGGGTGCCGCGGCGACGGCCCTCGCCGCCGCCGTGACCGGTGGTGTGCTGCTCTGGCCCTGGGGCGGTACCGGTGCAACGAGCGCCCGCCCGGCCGGGGCGAACGCCTCCAGCCCTCCCCCGAGCACCAGCCCTTCCGCGCCGCCGCCGGTTCCCGCCGGGTACCACCTCAAGAAGGAGGGTTCGGACTTCTCCCTCCCCATACGGGACGGCTGGAAACGCCAGGACCCGCCGGGCGCCGAGATCGCCTATGTCTCCGGGCTGGCGGGCCTGCGGATCAACATCGTCCCGTTCGCCGGGGAGTCCGATCCGCTCCGGCACTGGCGGGAGACCGAAGAGGACCAGACGCGCCGGGACAACCCGAACTATGAGCGGGTCAGGATGGACCCCACGACGTTCCGGGGACGGCCCGCGGGGTACTGGGAGTTCACCTTCGACGGCTCGAAACGGAAGTACCGCGCGGTGGAGCTGGCGTTCAGCAGCACCGACGGCACGCAGTACGTGGTCTACCTCGTCGCGCCGAACGCCCAGTGGAACCAGTACCGGCCGGTCTTCGACACCGCCGTCAAGGGAATCCGGCTCGGCGGTTAG
- a CDS encoding DUF4097 family beta strand repeat-containing protein — translation MPAFDTPEPLSVTIELDLGSVRIAASKRIDTVVEVLPRDATAEADVRAAQQTKVTCSGGKLLVKGPRKRSLFGKSGSLDVTIELPAGSDLLGTAPMADFTVEGRLGECRLKTSFGDLQVDEAEAVNLRTDYGAIRLDRVSGDAELVGAGQIEVGEIGGEALVKNGNGGTMIGEVTGALRARASNGLISVGVAHAGVDAKSANGAIRIGEVARGQVALQAAAGDLEVGIRESTAAWLEVTTGAGSVRNDLGAAEGPGDSAETVEVRAHTSVGNILIRRS, via the coding sequence ATGCCTGCTTTCGACACTCCCGAACCGCTCTCCGTCACCATTGAGCTCGACCTCGGCTCCGTCCGGATCGCCGCGAGCAAGCGCATCGACACGGTCGTCGAGGTGCTGCCGCGCGACGCCACCGCGGAGGCCGATGTGCGGGCCGCGCAGCAGACCAAGGTCACCTGCTCCGGCGGCAAGCTGCTCGTCAAGGGCCCCAGGAAGCGCTCGCTCTTCGGAAAGTCCGGATCCCTCGATGTGACCATCGAGCTGCCGGCCGGCTCGGACCTCCTGGGCACCGCGCCCATGGCGGACTTCACGGTGGAAGGCCGGCTCGGCGAGTGCCGGCTCAAGACCTCGTTCGGCGATCTCCAGGTCGACGAGGCGGAGGCCGTCAACCTGCGGACCGACTACGGCGCCATCCGGCTGGACCGGGTGTCGGGGGATGCCGAGCTCGTCGGCGCGGGCCAGATCGAGGTCGGTGAGATCGGGGGCGAGGCGCTGGTCAAGAACGGCAATGGCGGGACCATGATCGGCGAGGTCACCGGCGCGCTGCGGGCGCGTGCGTCCAACGGCCTCATCTCCGTCGGTGTCGCGCACGCCGGAGTCGACGCCAAGTCCGCCAACGGTGCCATCCGGATCGGCGAAGTGGCCCGCGGCCAGGTCGCGCTCCAGGCCGCCGCCGGTGACCTGGAGGTCGGCATCCGTGAGTCCACCGCCGCCTGGCTGGAGGTGACCACCGGTGCGGGCAGCGTGCGCAATGACCTCGGTGCCGCCGAAGGCCCCGGCGACAGTGCCGAGACCGTCGAAGTACGCGCCCACACCAGCGTCGGCAACATCCTGATCCGCCGTTCCTGA
- a CDS encoding ATP-binding cassette domain-containing protein yields the protein MTSTTAVASAISTTGLSKSYGDKVVLDGIDLRIPEGTVFALLGPNGAGKTTTVQILSTLIPATAGQARVAGHDLVREADAVRAAIGVTGQFSAVDNLLTARENLLLMADLHHLDRREGRRRATELLRRFELTEAATKPVVTFSGGMRRKLDLAMTLVGDPRIIFLDEPTTGLDPRSRRTMWEIIRSLVADDGVTIFLTTQYLEEADQLADRIAVLDQGKLVAEGTADELKRRIPGGHIRLRFQDVSALASAAALFDATAHDSEALTLHVPGDGSVPALRAVLDTLDRASIRAEELTVHTPDLDDVFLTLTGRDRSASEANSLKENA from the coding sequence ATGACTTCCACGACCGCCGTCGCGTCGGCGATCAGTACCACCGGGTTATCCAAGTCCTACGGCGACAAGGTGGTGCTCGACGGCATCGACCTGCGCATCCCCGAAGGCACGGTCTTCGCCCTGCTCGGGCCCAACGGCGCGGGCAAGACCACCACCGTGCAGATCCTCTCCACCCTCATCCCCGCCACCGCCGGCCAGGCGCGGGTCGCCGGTCACGACCTGGTCCGCGAGGCCGATGCCGTACGCGCCGCAATCGGCGTCACCGGCCAGTTCTCGGCGGTCGACAATCTGCTCACCGCCCGGGAGAACCTGCTCCTGATGGCGGACCTGCACCATCTCGACCGCCGCGAAGGCCGTCGGCGGGCCACCGAGCTGCTGCGCCGCTTCGAACTCACCGAGGCCGCCACCAAGCCCGTCGTCACCTTCTCGGGCGGGATGCGCCGCAAGCTCGACCTCGCGATGACCCTGGTCGGGGACCCGCGCATCATCTTCCTCGACGAGCCGACGACCGGACTCGATCCCCGCAGTCGGCGCACCATGTGGGAGATCATCCGCAGCCTGGTCGCCGACGACGGCGTCACCATCTTCCTGACCACGCAGTATCTGGAGGAGGCCGACCAACTCGCCGACCGCATCGCCGTCCTGGACCAGGGAAAGCTGGTCGCCGAAGGCACCGCGGACGAGCTGAAGCGACGGATCCCCGGCGGTCATATCCGCCTCCGGTTCCAGGACGTGTCCGCACTCGCCTCGGCCGCCGCGCTCTTCGACGCCACCGCACACGACAGCGAAGCGCTCACTCTGCACGTCCCCGGGGACGGCAGCGTCCCCGCCCTGCGCGCCGTCCTCGACACCCTGGACCGTGCGTCGATCCGCGCCGAGGAACTGACGGTGCACACCCCCGACCTCGACGATGTCTTCCTCACCCTCACCGGCCGCGACAGGTCCGCCAGCGAGGCCAACTCCCTGAAGGAGAACGCCTGA
- a CDS encoding ABC transporter permease, whose protein sequence is MTTLSYAARDARTMLRRNLKHALRYPSMTVSVIAMPVLMLLLFTYVFGGALGTGIGGAADGSTEYIDYVAPGIILMAATSGALATAVGVCVDMTEGIVNRFRTMAISRASFLTGHVVGSVLQTLVSIAFVIGVALLMGFRTHATPLGWLAAAGLLTLLTLALTWLAAAIGLVAKNPETASNIPLPFQFLPFLGSAIVPPESMPTGLRWFAEYQPFTPVIETLRGLLMGTGVGAEWIAAVAWCVGLTLVGYLWARSAFRRSATR, encoded by the coding sequence ATGACCACCCTGTCCTACGCGGCCCGCGATGCCCGGACGATGCTGCGGCGCAATCTGAAGCATGCGCTGCGCTACCCCTCCATGACGGTCTCGGTCATCGCGATGCCCGTCCTGATGCTGCTGCTCTTCACCTATGTCTTCGGCGGCGCCCTGGGGACCGGCATCGGCGGGGCGGCCGACGGCAGCACCGAGTACATCGACTATGTCGCCCCCGGCATCATCCTCATGGCCGCGACCTCGGGTGCCCTGGCCACCGCGGTCGGCGTCTGCGTCGACATGACCGAAGGCATCGTCAACCGGTTCCGCACGATGGCGATCTCCCGTGCGTCCTTCCTGACCGGGCATGTCGTCGGCAGTGTCCTGCAGACACTGGTCAGCATCGCCTTCGTCATCGGCGTCGCGCTCCTCATGGGCTTCCGTACCCATGCCACGCCCCTGGGATGGCTCGCCGCCGCCGGTCTGCTCACCCTGCTCACCCTGGCGCTGACCTGGCTGGCGGCCGCCATCGGCCTGGTGGCCAAGAATCCCGAGACGGCCAGCAACATACCCTTGCCGTTCCAGTTCCTCCCGTTCCTCGGCAGCGCCATCGTCCCCCCGGAGTCCATGCCCACCGGGCTGCGCTGGTTCGCCGAGTACCAGCCCTTCACCCCCGTCATCGAGACGCTGCGGGGCCTGCTGATGGGCACCGGGGTCGGCGCCGAGTGGATCGCCGCCGTGGCCTGGTGCGTCGGCCTCACCCTGGTCGGCTACCTGTGGGCGCGCTCGGCCTTCCGCCGCAGCGCCACCCGCTGA
- a CDS encoding cytochrome P450 has translation MQHEPSAPAPAPTPTTEQTAHGTAVHPEPVTLPVTRTPGCPFDPPAELAELREQQPLRPMRYPDGHVGWLATGHSVVRAIAADPRFSSRYELLRYPLPGGPSGSLPPAPLGDLTGIDAPEHTRYRRLLAGKFTVRRMRQLATRVEQITADHLDAMERQGPVADLVQAFAHPVPALMICELLGVSPSDRARFQEHTAMLSSPDAAPEEQMAAMTALAECVRELVVAKRAHPTDDLLSDLTTSDLTDDELAGIGGFLLAAGLDTTANMLALGAFALLSHPAQAAALRGDPGLADQAVEELLRYLTITHTGLRAALEDVELDGQLIKAGDTVAVSVQAANRDPLKFPDPDTLDLRRKATGHLAFGHGAHQCLGQQLARVEMRVAFPALFRRFPTLRLAVPPEDVPLRDAMNIYGVHRLPVTWDKE, from the coding sequence ATGCAGCACGAACCGTCCGCACCCGCACCCGCACCCACACCCACGACCGAGCAGACCGCTCACGGAACAGCGGTGCACCCCGAGCCGGTGACCCTGCCGGTGACCCGCACCCCGGGCTGCCCCTTCGACCCGCCCGCCGAGCTGGCGGAGCTGCGCGAACAGCAGCCGCTGCGCCCGATGCGCTACCCCGACGGCCACGTGGGCTGGCTGGCCACCGGCCACTCCGTGGTCCGGGCGATAGCCGCCGATCCCCGCTTCAGCTCCCGGTACGAGCTGCTGCGCTACCCCCTCCCGGGCGGGCCTTCCGGCTCCCTGCCGCCGGCACCGCTCGGCGACCTCACCGGGATCGACGCACCGGAGCACACCCGCTACCGGCGCTTGCTCGCCGGGAAGTTCACCGTCCGCCGGATGCGCCAACTCGCCACCCGCGTCGAGCAGATCACCGCCGACCACCTCGACGCCATGGAGCGCCAGGGACCGGTGGCCGATCTGGTCCAGGCGTTCGCGCACCCCGTCCCGGCCCTGATGATCTGCGAACTGCTCGGGGTGTCGCCGTCCGACCGCGCGCGCTTCCAGGAGCACACCGCGATGCTGAGCAGCCCGGACGCCGCTCCCGAGGAGCAGATGGCTGCCATGACCGCGCTCGCGGAATGCGTCCGCGAACTGGTGGTGGCCAAGCGCGCCCACCCCACCGACGACCTGCTCAGCGATCTGACCACCAGTGACCTGACCGATGACGAACTCGCCGGCATCGGCGGCTTCCTGCTGGCCGCCGGTCTCGACACCACCGCGAACATGCTCGCGCTCGGCGCCTTCGCCCTGCTGAGCCACCCCGCGCAGGCCGCCGCCCTGCGCGGCGACCCCGGCCTCGCCGACCAGGCGGTCGAGGAACTGCTGCGCTATCTGACCATCACTCACACCGGGCTGCGGGCGGCCCTGGAGGACGTCGAGCTGGACGGGCAGCTGATCAAGGCCGGCGATACCGTCGCCGTCTCGGTGCAGGCCGCCAACCGCGACCCGCTGAAGTTCCCCGACCCCGACACCCTCGATCTGCGGCGGAAGGCGACCGGCCATCTGGCCTTCGGCCACGGCGCCCACCAGTGCCTGGGCCAGCAGCTGGCCCGGGTCGAGATGCGGGTCGCCTTCCCGGCGCTGTTCCGCCGCTTCCCGACGCTGCGGCTGGCCGTCCCGCCCGAGGACGTACCGCTGCGCGACGCCATGAACATCTACGGGGTGCACCGGCTCCCCGTCACCTGGGACAAGGAGTAG
- a CDS encoding ferredoxin, protein MQLSIDRDRCIGAGMCALTAPEVFDQDDEDGLVLLRTAAPPPGLHATARLAAGLCPAAALTVIEQGGAGSSPPDTP, encoded by the coding sequence ATGCAGCTGAGCATCGACCGCGACCGCTGTATCGGCGCCGGGATGTGTGCCCTGACCGCCCCCGAGGTGTTCGACCAGGACGACGAGGACGGGCTGGTCCTGCTCCGCACCGCCGCGCCCCCGCCCGGGCTGCACGCCACGGCCCGGCTGGCCGCCGGACTCTGCCCGGCCGCCGCCCTCACCGTCATCGAGCAGGGCGGAGCGGGCAGTTCGCCCCCGGACACGCCCTAG